The following DNA comes from Macrobrachium rosenbergii isolate ZJJX-2024 chromosome 37, ASM4041242v1, whole genome shotgun sequence.
AAAACAGAGATTATTAACCGATAGAGGTCATAGAAAGTAGACGAccaaaaatggaatgaaataaaaaagaagtcagaaatggataaaataattataagtttACGCTGAAGGCGTGATAAAAAAGGAAGGCGTTAGTTAGCGAAATAacgtgcgtatgagagagagtgagagagagagagagagagagagagagagagagttatctttcACCTTCAAACGGGGAAATGAGATAGAAACcacaaattaatttcatattttcagatagataaatagatatgccGAATATGTCTCGCTTATAGGAACAAAATAAACTTGGAGTGATCTTGCTCACTCAGTAGATTACAGGAACAAGGCGCATGCACACGGCAATTTCAAAGGCGTACTCGATAGTACAAATCACAATGCTGCCTGTACAGGAAGGCTAAgaaaatgaaacgagagagagagagagagagagagagagagagagagagagagagagagagagagagagagagagagagagagaatcgtgcaAAATTAGCAGTAGAATTCTTTAAAACGATTCAGCGtctaaaaagatgagaaaaaacaATGCAGGAGGTCTTTGATGCTgaattaaatgatgaaaattgACTCCTAAAAAGAAAATCGTGGATtctctgaaagaagaaaaatagtaataGATGGAGACTAATGTGAAAGATTTAAGTCAACAACAGGATTTCTAACAAGTTGTGGTtgaaataagcaatgaaaaaatatagcttttggagagagagagagagagagagagagagagagagagagagagaaagtgcctTGTATATTATTACCCAAAGAATACACCACGCAAAGGGTGCAAATAACACAGCAGGTCTATAAAAAGGCGGGGAGCACAAAAgggtgaaaggaagagaaagaggcgAAGATGGAAGAGGTGGAGGACCAGCAGAACGAGGaagggaagaagatgaagagatggaggaggaagaaaggaagagaagaataaaacaaagatggtGTGAAAGATACAAGGGCCGGAGGTGGGGAGGTCATTCCTTTAATGCATGGGTCATTTCCTTAATGTACCGTTCACACTTGCATCCCTTCGACGTCATAAAAGAACGACGGAATTACGAAGGAATCGAAGGGAGTGAGAAAATATAGCCATTCACCCTGCCATTAAGGACACAAATGttttaaggaaaattgaaaatgaggGATAAAGAATGTCGATTACGGACGGATGTGGCATTGAAGACCTTCAGTTAGGATTTACttggaagaataagaggaaagtttgtaaacaaaatgttgTCGTTAACTGAAAATACTTGGTTCCAAAGCATTCTCCAAACTCAAGACTAAAAACTGATTACAgtgcatacaaaaataagaggaaaagacATTAGGAAAAATAGTCGAGagtagaaggaaaaaaagaaagttgagatttgttttacaatattatcattttaagGAATGTCGATAATCCATACATCATTGACTTACTATATTTCCATATCACCTCTGAtcactctcttatatatatatatatatatatatatatatatatatatatatatatatatatatatatatatatatatatatatatatatatatatatatatatatatatatatatatataaatatatatatatatatatagatatacatatataatatatatacatatataaatatataaatatatatatatatatatatatatatatatatatatatactgtataaatatatatacgttatatatatgtatatatagacatacatagataaatatatgcatacatacatatatatacacatacatatgctaaaaccaaacaataattattataatcatcatccaAACAAGTATAAAGATTCGATTCCATCACATGGCACAAACTTATGACTAGAAATGAATACCGGGATTGCTTTAGATGTTACATCTATCGGCTGTGGCAGAGAGGTCAGGTCAGTAGCCCGAGGTCACGGGACGGAAGAAGCATTTGATCTCAGAAGCACACTCTATAGATTAGATTTTCGATTTTACTTACTGAAAAGGGTAAATTTCGTAAAATGACTTTATAAACTTTGCTTGTTATTCTGTAAAGTGTTCCCGACTTTGTTTTAAGGCTTTGCTGATTATATTGAATATTTGTGGTTGGTCTAAGGTTTCCGTATTCTCTTGAACCTCTCAGAATGTTTTGGTGAATCATTCCGATTCTTGTCTGCCCTTTTCAGTACTTCATGGCGCCTtctgaatatttcaaacaaataagcaaatatgtacagtaaaatgTCTAGGAACACAAAATTATAGCATACGTAAATAAGTAGCACATAATGTTCAATTCTTCGCTGAAGAAAATCCTGcttaaaatcttaataataaataaatcaaaatttagcTTTCAAGACAAACAGATATCAAAATATGGACCAATTCGGATAATCACATCCATCTTATATGGGAACATACTCAGTTAAGAAAGAGTACTGGGTCTTCATAGAACCATGCGTGTTCTTCCGTCCGGAGTCTTCTAAAAGCCACTAAACTTTCTCTGCACAGCAGAGGGCCTCAAAAGTGGCCGAAACGCTTCTACCAGTAAAGTTGAAAAATGAAACCTTCACCACGTGGACAGCTTAAAAcatcattatttctttaacatacaCTTATAATTTAACTACATCTacgggagataaaaaaaaaatctacagcaGTAATTACTTCATGCTCGTGGCAGTAACAACCCGCACCCTTATCTATCTttaatcactttttacattaatcTCTAAGATAGTGAGAACAAGATGCCAGAGACCTCTAGAAATGGAGAGTTAACTGAATAATCCTTGGGAAATGATGTTTACATgtatgaagtgtatatatattcgtacaaAAACGTGGACATATGTTTAAATGCATGTTTGTGTAAAACGTTCAGCGCAACAAGTTTTATAACGCAAAGTACGTGGTCTAGTTAactcttttattgtattttagaaGCCTCGGGAAATCTTGTTCTAAACATGTTTTGTGGCACAGTGGAACATTACAAAATACTAACTACATATCCGGAAGTTCAATATCTATCTGTGAGAACTTGAACGGctataaacattttcataaaaaagtaaaaaaggaaaggaaaattaaatgtcaTTTCCTGTGTTATGGTACCAAAAGTTTCCTGTCAGTTTGTTATCATTGTTCATTGGCGCTCATTATTTAGAACACACTGAAATGCTTTATCCTTGAGTGGCTTCTTATTTTCTCCTTCTTTGTCTGTCATTAAACTTTGCAAAAAGGCACTGAGTATTCTTCATCAAAATTTGCAAAATATGAGAAAGACTTATGACAAAATCCGGGAGATGATGTATACTGTATGCAAATACGTATATTAGATACATaacattacatatgtgtatatatatattgatatatatatatatactaatatatatacatgatatatatatacatatatatatatataatatatacatatattttatatacatacacatatatacatagggaCATATATGTGTACAATGGAATCACAAAAGTCCTTTCGCAAATGAATCATAGGACTTTTTAACCATATTAACTTCTACTTTTAAGACTAGAATACAACAGATCCATCTTTTAAGTTAAGGAAGCTATAGCATGTATACTTTCACCAGCAGAGTcctatatattatcatttatctaTAAAAAGGAAACACAATTAACTGTACGAGTAAACTCAAAATGTACATCCTTAGCTCAGCAATACCACATCTAAGGCCAAGGGATTAAGAATAAGGGTTATAAACTAATAATTTCTTGTCATGTGTTCTGTTTATCTGCGTTCACGTTGGCGCAGCTATCAGACTGCTTTGGACAACCACGGTAAACTAAGGCTTCTTGCAATTGGCTTCGCAAAATGCACCGGCGAATTGTAATATACTTTTCATGGCTTACTGCGGTCTTTCTCTGTCTTTGAAAATTATGGATATGAGAAATATCAAGGAATACGTCCGTTTATTTCTTAAAGTCAGTGAACATACAAAATAGCTAAGAACTGGGTGTAAGCATTCCGTCCATAACTGGCAAGTCCAATATATATCAAGTTGTGAATATAACGGTATATAAACTAAAAAGATAATCAGCGTTTGGAGAGAAGAATGTTAAATGGTTTGACtgtgaaaggaattatttttcGATATATTCAGACTGATAGATGATATTGTTAATTACGCCGTTAATTACACCTGACcacattttattgtttcttctgCAAAACTGAAATTAGTATAtcagttttcaaaaatgaaaaatatacaaattgatGAATTCTTCAGGCTAGCATTTGGAGATTTGATATTTCTGACCCTGTAGTCAGCTTaaaatacgtaataataataataataataataataataataataataataataataataataataataataataataataataataataataatagtaacaaaataAAGCTGAACGAGAACTTTGATATACAATCAATTTTTGACCgatgttataaataaatttattttaaaaaatacaaaacttaaaaattctgTGCAGTAAGCAAGATTTAACGGGTTAACAAATCAAATGTCGACCAATTATAAAATAACACTCCGAAAGACAGGTTTTCTTCCAAGGATTTAGTTGACATTTACTATACTTAACGctatatctgtcattttgcatCGGAGGTTCATGCAACGAGCAGCTATTTCTAATCATTTCTGGTTTGAAAGGGAGAAATCTTACTACCATATTCATTAGAAGCCTAATTGTGACTTAAAAactatttgaataaataatagaatttttGTACTCTCGTTAGTAAGGAATGTTTGTTGTCCAGGTGGATTTGCTATTatcatattctataaaaaaatatatattagtttcctatacatgaatatcattttaatacagttttggcgagttttataggtaaattatcaatttattttctcaCCAGCAAAAGGTGACTAAGATGCATTTCAAGCACTGATTAGAATGCTTTTGATATGAATCATTAACCCGAACTCAGTCAACTACACTTATGGGGTTGAGTTATTGCCTGATAGATTCACCAGTAAAAAACGAAATTACTACAAATTCATAGCCATAAATTTCAGACACTTAAGAAATACATCCGCCATATCAAAACCTAAATTTGCCTGTCAACCCTAGCCCTATAATATTCTGTTTTCTACATTAATCACAACACAGTAAATTCTCTCGACATAGTCGGAACGGAATGTTCCGTTTCATGGATAGAGACTGTCTTGACATTTATCAGAGAAGATGTCGTTAAGTGCATATTTTCCCAGAAGTGACATAAAATTACATTCTATAAATAGAAATGATGAATATAACAGAATTCTTTTCTATTGACGCCTACATCAAGTTACGAGGGGCGTGTGTTGCTGTTGCGTCTGCCAGCTCCGAGGAGAATCACACCCGAGGAAGAAGCTCATGTCGTCGCCCTCGGACATCGAGGACAAATATGGGAACTCGAGGTTCTCCTCGAGAACTGTAGCACTTGAGGAACTGCAAAGGAGAGACACAAGGTCGCCCTCTTGGGGAGTGTAAGGAGGCGACAACTGAGTTTTGATTGTGGCCTCCGGAGGGCTTTCGAGTTTGGGATTTTCTTTCTTGGAGGTGGACCCGTCCAAGATGTTGGCGAGGACCCAAGGATAGGTCTCTTCGTCGGCGTTTCCTTCCAGGATATCCTGCAGCGCGCGGATGTAAGCGGAGGCTAACCTGAGGGTGGTGATTTTGGTCAGGTCAGACGCTGCTCTTCGACTGCACACCCAGGACGGAAGGACTCCCCTAAGGCTCTCAAAGGCGGTGTTGATCTGTCGCATGCGGTGTCGCTCGCGGGCGTTTGCGGTCTTCCTTCTGTATCGTGACAGAGGAGGTGGGCGTGGTTTGTGTCTTATGATGGTGTCCTGAATAGACCAGTCGCTGTCGCAGAATCGTCTCGCCTGGAGTGACCTGGGACGGAGCTGGTATTTGACATTTGCCGAGACGGTAATGGTGTTGCTGTTGCTGACACTTTGACAACTGTTGCTgtcttcgttgttgttgttgttgttatctgTTCCACTGGCAGCGTCATTGTTATTCggatcattattatcattattattgccgTCCACCCGCTCTTTATTACTACTGCCCTGTTCTGCTGTAAGGTTATCCATTCTGGCACTGCTCTGATTGACCACCATGGTGTGGCACCGGAACTCGAGTACAGGCGACACTTCACATTTAAACTCCTGTTCTCCGACTGTTTATTTTCCGTAACTATTATCAATAGAATTTCCTTCCGTTCACCTTATTAGAGTCTTTATCCTTATCCTCACAAGCACATCTGAAACAAGAGGGAGTGAAGACTCTTTTTAATAATCGAGAAAAGAACATAATAGCTATGAGGAATCTAGGAATGAAGATATCCCAACAAAATCACTGTTGACTAATCCACCTGAGAAGCGCTATAATTATTTCAACAGGTATTCATGAGATCGGCCTTCTCATCcaaaagatggagaagaagacGAGAAGGACGACGTTCAAACCGCAATAGTGTCTGAGCATCTCTCACCTGAGCCGTCAGTGAGAACCGAGAGAAGGAGGAGGCTGTACGTCCTGGCTTTACCACAGCACCCAAGATACTGAGTGACCGACCCTCACCctccctggctctctctctctctctctccctctctttctcactcacacagacaaacacacaccctctctctctctctttctctctccaaccatgCCCTCACCCTGTGCCATAACTGACGTTAAATCGAACCATATAAATCCTTTTTTGGTGGGAAAATTGAAACGCATTTGGACGAAGCAAAGACACAGCATGAACCCCGAGTGATTGCAGGTGTCAAAACCAGCAGGTAGCCCGGGATAGGGGATCGTTTTACCACAGGTGTTTTCGCAGGTTTGACCTGGTATGTGGCGAGCAGTTTGCGGCCTTGGCTATTACAGGTCCGTTGATGAAAGCTTCTCTCGCGCGAGGATTGCAAAAGTCACAGAATATTATATCTAAAGCCTCTACGTCActcagtgattttctttttatttcctccctttcatattttcttttaatagcttcttttttcataaatgtatttttagatGCCAGCATCATCGTGCCAGAACAAAAAAGGAAAGTTGCGAATGGATAAAAATAACCTTCATAGCGGAGATTTTCTGAATACTGATGCCAATTCTGTTTTGATATCTggcgcccgagagagagagagagagagagagagagagagagagagagagaagtatataaatgaaagtagtcaacaaagtttatttatcaggtgAGGAATACACATATTTGGACATGAagattcatttatctctctctctctctctctctctctctctctctctctctctctctctctctctctctctctctcttttgtcaatAAAAGCTTAGACTTGaacacaccttctctctctctctctctctctctctctcttttgtcaatAAAAGCTTACTCTtgaacacacctctctctctctctctctctctctctctctctctctctctctctctctctctcaagtcaaagAAGCAAACCATTGCTGTATAAATAAAAGGTCTCATTAAAATTATGAGGGCTCTCTCGTAAACCGACATCTCGTTTAAACAATAGCAGAGAGCGTTTGTAAAGTTGAGCACATGCCTACACAAAAACAGACAGTCGGAGTTTCATCGGTGTTTCTCGAAAGGTTTACAAGGCTCAAAGTTGAGCGCATACCTACACCCAATAGGGGGCATAAATACGGATGATCGGATTTTTAAAAGAATCTCTGAGAAGGTCCTGAGGGCTTCAAATTGAGAGCATACTTTCGCCATGCTGAATGCATATGTACGGATGGTCAGAGGTAGAAGAAAGTCATTGGACAATAAGTACAAAGGACTCAGAGTTGGCCGCATACTTACGCCAAAGTGATTTGGTAAACCTGGTCGTGTTTCAATGGAACTTTTTGACAATTTCTAGAAGTTCTACACATATAGCATACCTACGCCGAAAAGAATGCCTTCACCCGAAGgatctgtatttcattaaagtaACAGGGAAGATTCAAAGGGTTCAAAGCTGAGCAAAAACCGACCAGAAACGATCACAGAAAAGCAGATAGTAGGAATTCCACGAAAGTTACAAACAAACGCCATGATGattatacaaaaatggaaattgCTGCAAGATCCTTGGTCGATTGGTAGGCCTATCCTCGCCGGCTAATTACGCAGAAATGGAGTTCGTAGAGTTTTCTGGAAAGGTGCAAAGGACCAGAAGTTGAGTGCATAACTGCATGTTCAGTTTCACGGAAGCTTCTGGTGAAAACATAAAAGCTTAGTACGGCACTGCTGCCTTTTGCTAGAGAGATCTACGAAAGCTTTACAGcaagaacaaaacaaacaacagcaataataataataataataataataataataataataataataataataataataataataataataataagccattcATATCACCAAAACTgaattaataaactaaaataaagacaaccacattcattattgatttttgaatcgttatatattatgaaattaaatcGAATTTCACGCAAAACTTAATTCCACTTACAACAAGACAATAATTTTCCAGAATGTGGATAAACTCTTAGCTGTTCGGATGGAGACATTAAAAAATGAACAAGTTCGGTTTCCAGACGAGACGGAATGCATTAGGATGTTCCTTAAAATTCCACTGTATCTGTGGACATCAtcagtgaattaagtacctgatAAGTCATTCGACCAAGTGGACAGTACCAAGAATGGAGATAGGCATGGGGCTGGCGACATCACCCAAAAATGCTTCTTTATAaccatataaaagaaaagaaataaatgtgtatatatacatatacagtatatatatatatatatatatatatatatatatatatatttttttaatatggttttagaaagtgtatatatatatatatatatatatatatatatatatatatatatatatatatatatatatatatatatatatatatatatatatagagagagagagagagagagagagagagagagagagagagagagagagagagagaatctacttgtgatttttttaccagatgcatatgtaattgtaacagccacaatgccccctttacttctcgaattcttcgcgcttttgtgGGGAGTGGGGAATacacttgtcactataaagccttaagatccaagtgcaagaaatacggagaaattatgatgtccggtagcgggaaacaaacccgcgTTACCTGTATCAAAAAATGCGTGAAGAATTCAAGAGGGCATCATGGCTATTAcagtcacagacacacacacacacatactgtatatatatatatatatatatatatatatatatatatatatatatatatatatatatacatactttctaaaactatattaaaatattttaatatggttTTAGAAAGTAAAACAATATCAAACTTTTGAAAGATGGCATTTACAGCGATGGTTTTATATCCACTTTTTAATATGGTTTTAGAAAGCTCAAATCAGGTGAGCGTAGGGCCactcgacatatatatatatatatatatatatatatatatatatatatatatatatatatatatatatatatatatatatatatagcaaaaacatgaaaaagaggcTGCATCTCCAagcttactgatttattcaaacaacaaacagacaggtcaatagctcttgcaaGAGGAAATATAATGCCTGACATCTGACatgaggcgaacaaaacagaggtcagagtacaaccacctgtgtttgttggaggatggaaagatgtacataCATCAACATACAGAcatgaatgaagttatgatacatatagctggaatgctaaCATTGTAATGATTGCAGTAAGAATGATATATTTAACGTAACAATAACATGAAcgagaatatatgtacaaaggatgtgTGACATCTGCTGTGTGTCTTGTATGCATGCACTTGGCATGCAGAGATgctcgttgtgaggagattagctggccaggtaaga
Coding sequences within:
- the LOC136825482 gene encoding helix-loop-helix protein delilah-like, giving the protein MVVNQSSARMDNLTAEQGSSNKERVDGNNNDNNDPNNNDAASGTDNNNNNNEDSNSCQSVSNSNTITVSANVKYQLRPRSLQARRFCDSDWSIQDTIIRHKPRPPPLSRYRRKTANARERHRMRQINTAFESLRGVLPSWVCSRRAASDLTKITTLRLASAYIRALQDILEGNADEETYPWVLANILDGSTSKKENPKLESPPEATIKTQLSPPYTPQEGDLVSLLCSSSSATVLEENLEFPYLSSMSEGDDMSFFLGCDSPRSWQTQQQHTPLVT